The following are encoded in a window of Pieris napi chromosome 23, ilPieNapi1.2, whole genome shotgun sequence genomic DNA:
- the LOC125061410 gene encoding uncharacterized protein LOC125061410: MYFNWFHFIGGSILLLQINGLVLLTANVEDIKRIAQKIVPESLADKLIDFVMKATNKEINVSQENSDNKDISANEWTKPKKYRPNQESYRKSKDKRTGFNLNDRNSNENKPIPKSHRQNPYTFTIDRTPAIVSKGNRNIDKNFVRSRFIQNADSVQEVVLRTNTLTTEKERTEFDQYDNSNYPKSAGVIATSGRVALTKRPGTDSDENE; encoded by the exons ATGTATTTCAATTGGTTCCACTTTatag GTGGTAGtatattactactacaaaTAAACGGCCTAGTTCTGCTAACAGCGAACGTAGAAGACATAAAGAGGATAGCGCAGAAGATCGTACCCGAGTCATTGGCCGACAAGTTAATCGATTTCGTCATGAAAGCTACAAACAAGGAAATTAATGTCTCCCAAGAGAATAGTGATAATAAGGATATATCgg CAAATGAATGGacaaaacctaaaaagtaCAGACCAAATCAAGAGAGCTACCGAAAAAGCAAAGACAAAAGAACGGGTTTCAATTTAAACGATCGAAattcaaatgaaaataaaccaATACCCAAGAGCCACAGACAAAACCCATACACGTTTACCATAGATAGAACGCCGGCCATTGTTTCCAAAGGCAACAGGAACATAGACAAGAATTTTGTGCGGAGTAGATTCATACAGAATGCAGATTCAGTACAGGAGGTTGTGTTACGTACCAACACGTTAACCACAGAGAAAGAGAGGACGGAATTCGATCAATATGACAATTCTAATTATCCGAAATCAGCTGGAGTAATAGCTACCAGTGGTAGAGTCGCGTTGACGAAACGACCGGGTACTGACAGTGATGAAAATGAATAG